In Chlorocebus sabaeus isolate Y175 chromosome 19, mChlSab1.0.hap1, whole genome shotgun sequence, a single genomic region encodes these proteins:
- the PRR5 gene encoding proline-rich protein 5 isoform X3 has product MVILRDKIRFYEGQKLLDSLAETWDFFFSDVLPMLQAIFYPVQGKEPSVRQLALLHFRNAITLSVKLEDALARAHARVPPAIVQMLLVLQGVHESRGVTEDYLRLEMLVQKVVSPYLGTYGLHSSEGPFTHSCILEKRLLRRSRSGDMLAKNPVVRSKSYNTPLLNPVQEHEAEGTAAGGPSIRRHSVSEMTSCPEPQGFSDPPGQGSAGAFRSSPAPHSGPCPSRLYPTTQPPEQGLDPTRSSLPRASPENLVDQILESVDSDSEGIFIDFGRGRGSGVSNLEGSGGRQSVV; this is encoded by the exons ATGGTGATCCTTCGGGACAAGATCCGCTTCTACGAGG GACAGAAGCTGCTGGACTCGCTGGCAGAGACCTGGGACTTCTTCTTCAGTGACGTGCTGCCCATGCTGCAGGCCATCTTCTACCCGGTGCAG GGCAAGGAGCCGTCGGTGCGCCAGCTGGCCCTGCTGCACTTCCGGAACGCCATCACCCTCAGTGTGAAGCTAGAGGATGCGCTGGCCCGGGCCCATGCCCGCGTGCCCCCTGCCATCGTGCAGATGCTGCTGGTGCTACAG GGGGTACATGAGTCCAGGGGCGTGACCGAGGACTACCTGCGCCTGGAGATGCTGGTTCAGAAGGTGGTGTCGCCGTACCTGGGCACCTACGGCCTCCACTCCAGCGAGGGGCCCTTCACCCATTCCTGCATCCTGG AGAAGCGCCTCCTCCGCCGCTCCCGCTCGGGGGACATGCTGGCCAAGAACCCGGTGGTGCGCTCCAAGAGCTACAACACGCCGCTGCTGAACCCCGTGCAGGAGCACGAGGCGGAGGGCACGGCGGCCGGCGGCCCCAGCATCCGCAGGCACTCTGTGTCGGAGATGACGTCCTGCCCCGAGCCCCAGGGCTTCTCCGACCCGCCCGGCCAGGGCTCTGCTGGGGCCTTCAGGTCCTCCCCAGCACCCCACTCAGGGCCCTGCCCCAGCAGACTCTACCCCACGACCCAGCCCCCTGAGCAGGGCTTGGATCCCACCCGCAGCTCCCTGCCCCGCGCCAGCCCGGAGAACCTGGTGGACCAGATCCTGGAGTCCGTGGACTCGGATTCTGAAGGGATTTTCATTGACTTTGGCCGGGGCCGGGGCTCTGGCGTGTCCAACTTGGAGGGCTCTGGTGGCCGGCAGAGTGTCGTGTGA